The sequence AAGCCCGAGTGGCTGATAGTGGTTGGCGTGTGTACCCACTTGGGCTGTATCCCGTTAGGCCAGGGAGGTGGCGATCCGACTGGCGGATACGGGGGATGGTTTTGCCCCTGTCACGGCTCGCACTATGATACTTCCGGCCGTATCCGAAAGGGCCCGGCTCCGCGCAACCTGGATGTGCCGACCTACGAATTTGTTACCGACACGCTGGTGAAGATCGGCTGATGCCGCGGAATTCTGCTGTGGTGCCTTTGCCTGCTGCGCGAAGGGCAACGGAACTGTCGAAGGACTGATGGCTGCCCGGAAGCCGCTGGCGAAACCATGGCTTGCCCGGCAGCGGGAACGCGGGAAAAAGGTGTCCCGAGCCAGAAACAAGGGTGCCGCCATTAGCGGCACCCTTGAACAGTGTCAGCAAACTTCGGACGCGTAGCCTTCCTCTTTGAGCGCTGCCTGGATGCTCTCACGAGCAGCTTTGCTTTCGATCCGGACTTTCCGCGCCTCCATATCAAACTCCAGCGTCGCGCTGCTGTCCAGGTTGGTGACTGCCTTCTCAATTGCCGATTTGCAATGGCCGCAGCTCATGTCGTTGACCTTAAATGTGATCATGCTTGGTTCTCCTTGGTTCCATGCCTGGTGTTACCGGGTTACCGCACGGGAAGGTCAAGCGGGCAATGCACTGTCAATCGCCTGATGAAACTATTTTCAAGCAGGAAAGGGGAATGACCCTTGACCTTCCAGTAACTGGAAGTCCCATGTTGCTGCAAACAACCAGCTTTGGTGATGAAATGACACAGAACGAAACAGTCCGGTTCCAAGTTGAAGGCATGAGCTGCGCATCCTGCGTGGGACGCGTGGAACGCGCGCTGCAGGCCTTGCCCGAAGTCACTGGTGCCACGGTCAATCTCGCGAACGAGACTGCGCAGGTCAGCCACGACGGGTCGCTCTCTGCCGCTGGCCTGGCTGCAGTGCTGAAGGAGGCCGGATATCCCGCCGTGACCGATGAAGCCACACTGGAAGTCCAAAACATGACCTGCGCCTCCTGTGTCGGCCGCGTGGAACGGGCACTGAAGGAGGGAGCGGGGGTTTTGGACGCCGCCGTCAACCTGGCCACTGAAACCGCGACGGTGCGGTTTGCAGCAGGCGCCACGACACCTGCCGAACTTGCAGCGCTGGCTACGGCAGCTGGGTATCCCGCGCAGCCGAAATCAAGTGTGCAGAACAACGCAGAAAAGCGCAAAGCTGAGGAAACCCGGCAACTGGCCCGGCGGACGCTCTTTGCGGCCGTTCTTGCCCTGCCGGTGTTCCTGATCGAGATGGGCAGCCATGTGATTCCAGGCATGCATGAATTCGTAGCGGGCGCAATCGGAATGCAGACCAGCTATTTCCTGCAATTCCTGTTGACCACAATCGTCCTGTTCGGGCCGGGCCTGCAATTCTACACCAAGGGCTTTCCGGCCCTCCTCAAAGGCGCGCCTGACATGAATTCGCTGGTGGCGCTGGGCACATCGGCGGCCTACGGGTTCTCGCTGGTGTCGACTTTCGCGCCCTCATGGCTGCCTTCGGGGACGGCCAATGTCTATTACGAGGCCGCCGCAGTGATCGTCGTGCTGATCCTGCTGGGTCGGCTGCTGGAAGCCCGGGCCAAGGGCCGCACGGGCGAGGCGATCCGTAAACTTGTCGGGCTGCAGGCGAAAACCGCACGGGTTGAGCGTGGCGGCGAAATTGAGGAGCGCGCGGTCGAAGACATTGCTGTGGGCGATATCATCCACGTGCGACCGGGCGAAAAGATCGCGGTCGATGGGGTGGTTTTGAGCGGCTCCTCCTATGTCGATGAAAGCATGATCACAGGTGAGCCCATTCCAGTGCAGAAAACCGAAGGCTCCGAGCTCGTAGGTGCCACTGTGAACGGGACCGGCGCTTTGACCTTCCAGGCGGCGAAGGTGGGCAGTGATACGATGCTGGCTCAGATTATTCGGATGGTCGAGCAGGCGCAGGGCGCGAAGCTTCCGATCCAGGGGCTGGTGGACCGGATTACCACCTGGTTCGTGCCCGCCGTAATAGCGGTTGCGACATTGACCGTCGCTGTCTGGTTTCTGTTTGGCCCCGAGCCCGCGCTCAGCCTCGCTTTGGTCGCAGGGGTGGCGGTACTGATTATCGCCTGCCCCTGTGCAATGGGCCTTGCGACACCGACCTCAATCATGGTTGGAACCGGCCGTGCCGCCGAAATGGGCGTGCTGTTCCGCAAGGGAGATGCGCTGCAGCTGCTGCAGGAAAGCACGGTGGTTGCGCTCGACAAGACCGGCACGCTTACCGCTGGCCGGCCGGAATTGACTGACCTGATCCTGGCCGGGGGCCAGACCGAAGATGAGGTGCTGCGGCTGGTCGCCGCCGTGGAACAAAGTTCGGAGCATCCAATTGCCAAGGCTATCGTTGCAGCAGCGGAAGCGCGGGAGATCAAGCTGCCGGACGCCGACAGCTTTGACTCGATCACCGGCTTTGGCGTCCAGGCATCGGTTGGAGGCCGTCAGGTGCTGATCGGCGCGGACCGGTTTATGGAACGCGAAGGCGTGGATCTTGGTGCGCTGGCCGGGAAAAGCGGTTCGCTGGCCAGCAAGGGCAAGACACCGCTTTACGCTGCTGTTGACGGACAGATTGCCGCGGTGATTGCCGTGGCCGATCCGGTCAAGCCGACAACGCCTGGTGCCATTGAGGTGCTGCACAGGATGGGCCTCAAGGTTGCTATGATCACCGGCGACAACGCCGTGACGGCCCAAGCGATCGCCGACGATCTCGGGATTGACCATGTGGTTGCCGAAGTGCTGCCAGAAGGCAAAGTTGCTGCGCTCAACAACCTGCGTGCGGATGGCGGCAAGCTGGCCTTTGTCGGGGACGGTATCAATGATGCACCGGCCCTTGCTGCTGCGGACGTAGGTATCGCTATCGGCACTGGAACCGATGTGGCTATTGAGACCGCCGATGTCGTGTTGATGTCCGGTGACCTCAATGGAGTTGTCAACGCCTTTGCGGTCAGCCAGGGCACCATGCGCAACATCCGGGAAAACCTGTTCTGGGCGTTCGGCTACAATACGCTGCTGATCCCGGTCGCGGCGGGGGTGCTATACCCTTTCGGCGGGCCGTTGTTGTCACCGGTGCTAGCAGCAGGCGCTATGGCGCTGTCCAGCGTATTTGTTCTGACCAATGCGTTGCGCCTGCGCTGGATTAAGCCAGCGGCAGGAAAGCACCATGTGGAAATCAGAGGACCGAAAGCCGCATTGCAGTCCGCGCCAGCTGAATAAGGCCGACCGAAGGGAGAAACAGCATGAATATCGGGGATGTTGCAGAACGGTCAGGTGTGCCGGCCAAAACCATCCGATATTATGAGGATATCGGATTAGTCAAACCCACGCGCGGTCGCAATGGATATCGCGAATTCGAAGAGAGAGAACTGCACCGTCTTGAATTTATCGGTCGGGCCCGATCACTTGGGTTCACGATTGAGGACTGCCGTGACCTACTGGCGCTTTATGATGACGAGTCCCGCACCAGCGCCGAAGTAAAACGCGTTGCGGAACAAAATCTGCAAGAGATCGACGCAAAAATATCAGGTCTGAAAGCCATGCGAGACACGCTCAGGTACCTTGTTGAGCAATGCTCTGGCGACCATCGGCCCGATTGCCCGATCCTGAAAACGCTCAGCAACGGCCCCGCTCACAACTTATGAACAAAATCAAATGGCGTCCCGCGCTAAAACGCGGGCACTAGTGATGGGCCCACAGGACCGCAAGGGTTATAAAGCCTGTCATGCGCCAGACTACTGCCTACCGGTCTTAGGCCTGTGATCAGTGCGGAAATTACTTCAGTCATGCAGCAGCAATCAAGCCAACTTAGGGTACACCCGGCATTAGTCCTCGAAATGCATGTCAAATTTGCTGCGCAGCTCACTCCAGCTAAATTTTCTGTAGAGTAGTGATCGAAGCCGGCCTTGTCTCCAGCCGCTGGCAGACAGGGCTTACCACCTTGAAGCTAGCTTGAAAGCAAGCCGGTTAGGCCACATTTTGCATGATCTTATGTGTGTGTCGTCGAGGCATGCACAGTCTCCGAAAGCTGACAGATTTCTGCGGTATGATTCGCGCCTTTCACTCAACTTTTGGTTCTCAAGTGTTTCCGGTTTCGGCCACCCCTCCCGCGCGGGAAGGTTTGCTGGAAGCAATGCATGCATTGGCGGAATGTTGCGCAAAATCCAGAATTTCCTTAGGGGCACGCAAATTTGTGCGCTGCATGCATCATTGCCGTCTTGACGCGGGCCGGTCCTGTCAGGAGAAATACCGGAATGGCGTTTCTGGCACATATCTTCCGGCTGATCAGGGTGGCTGCTGCATTTGCAGTGATCCTTTCGCTGGGATTTGCGCTTCCGTCCGCCGCGCATTCCCTCGCTGGCCATCACGGTAGTGCGGTAGTTTCTCATAGTGGGGGCAGCCACGCCGATGCGGCCATCTCAGGCGCGGCATACGACGCTTCCCATACCAGCGCACACGATGGACCGGTCGCTCCCTGGAACGCTGCTGATACCGGAAACTGCTGCGCAGGCGCCTGTATGGCCGTTGCGGTGATTTCTCTGCAGCCGGATTCAACCTTTGTTCAGCAGCCTATCCGCTGGGTAATGGCTTCCGCCCAGCTTCCCTCACAGGACCAGGTCAAGGTCTTGCGTCCTCCAAGAACCTGAGATCCTGAACCGCCACAGCGGTCATTGAATCTGTTCTGTGCTCTAGCACAGAATTTCTACAGATTTTTCTCAGGAAAACCACATGAAGTCTCTTTTTCTGGCCGGGGCGGGCGCCCTGCTGCTGGGGGCGTGCGCCAGGACACCGGCGGCACTGCCCGATACCGCAGCCTTGCAAACTGCCGCCGCACCTTCCGGTCCATACCGTTCCTTAAAGTACCAGTCTCCCCTCAAGGGGTTTGAAAACTACGAGCCTAGCGGCCCCGCCTCCTGGCGTGGTGTCAACGAGCAGCAGCAGGAGAACCACTGATGACGGCAAAAACTTGGCGCGTCCTTCTGGCGCCGCCCCTGGTGCTGGCCGCCTGCTCGGCTGCGGTGCCGGAGAAATACACCAGCCCGCAGGCCGGGTTTCAGGAAGTCGCCCGCCAGACCTCTGCCGCCATTGGCAAGCGCACGGCCTTCGCCCAGACACAGGCCCAGAATGAGGCG is a genomic window of Leisingera caerulea DSM 24564 containing:
- a CDS encoding heavy metal translocating P-type ATPase, which gives rise to MTQNETVRFQVEGMSCASCVGRVERALQALPEVTGATVNLANETAQVSHDGSLSAAGLAAVLKEAGYPAVTDEATLEVQNMTCASCVGRVERALKEGAGVLDAAVNLATETATVRFAAGATTPAELAALATAAGYPAQPKSSVQNNAEKRKAEETRQLARRTLFAAVLALPVFLIEMGSHVIPGMHEFVAGAIGMQTSYFLQFLLTTIVLFGPGLQFYTKGFPALLKGAPDMNSLVALGTSAAYGFSLVSTFAPSWLPSGTANVYYEAAAVIVVLILLGRLLEARAKGRTGEAIRKLVGLQAKTARVERGGEIEERAVEDIAVGDIIHVRPGEKIAVDGVVLSGSSYVDESMITGEPIPVQKTEGSELVGATVNGTGALTFQAAKVGSDTMLAQIIRMVEQAQGAKLPIQGLVDRITTWFVPAVIAVATLTVAVWFLFGPEPALSLALVAGVAVLIIACPCAMGLATPTSIMVGTGRAAEMGVLFRKGDALQLLQESTVVALDKTGTLTAGRPELTDLILAGGQTEDEVLRLVAAVEQSSEHPIAKAIVAAAEAREIKLPDADSFDSITGFGVQASVGGRQVLIGADRFMEREGVDLGALAGKSGSLASKGKTPLYAAVDGQIAAVIAVADPVKPTTPGAIEVLHRMGLKVAMITGDNAVTAQAIADDLGIDHVVAEVLPEGKVAALNNLRADGGKLAFVGDGINDAPALAAADVGIAIGTGTDVAIETADVVLMSGDLNGVVNAFAVSQGTMRNIRENLFWAFGYNTLLIPVAAGVLYPFGGPLLSPVLAAGAMALSSVFVLTNALRLRWIKPAAGKHHVEIRGPKAALQSAPAE
- the cueR gene encoding Cu(I)-responsive transcriptional regulator, which produces MNIGDVAERSGVPAKTIRYYEDIGLVKPTRGRNGYREFEERELHRLEFIGRARSLGFTIEDCRDLLALYDDESRTSAEVKRVAEQNLQEIDAKISGLKAMRDTLRYLVEQCSGDHRPDCPILKTLSNGPAHNL
- a CDS encoding cation transporter, whose translation is MITFKVNDMSCGHCKSAIEKAVTNLDSSATLEFDMEARKVRIESKAARESIQAALKEEGYASEVC